A DNA window from Solanum lycopersicum chromosome 3, SLM_r2.1 contains the following coding sequences:
- the LOC101266196 gene encoding cation-dependent phenylpropanoid and flavonoid 8-O-methyltransferase 1 isoform X2, with product MALSNTEGSKGLLQSRELFEYVLETSVYPRETELLKEIRVITANHPHLMSTSPDAGQLIALLQKLINAKNTIEIGVFTGYSLLLTALTIPQDGKITAIDMNKDTYEMGLPIIKKAGVEHKINFIQSQALSTLDELLKDDANRGSFDFAFVDADKVNYQKYHERLLQLVKVGGIIVYDNTLWLGTVAMPEEFVKEDLKPTRLYTIEFNKFLANDDRVQISQVPLGDGITICWRL from the exons ATGGCACTTTCAAACACAGAAGGCTCAAAAGGACTGTTGCAGAGTCGAGAATTGTTTGAG TATGTATTGGAGACTAGTGTTTATCCAAGGGAGACAGAGCTTCTCAAAGAGATCAGAGTTATAACTGCAAATCATCCaca TTTGATGTCAACTTCACCAGATGCTGGCCAATTGATAGCTCTACTTCAGAAACTAATAAATGCCAAAAATACAATTGAAATTGGAGTCTTCACTGGATATTCTTTGCTTCTTACAGCACTTACAATTCCTCAAGATGGCAAG ATTACAGCTATAGATATGAACAAGGATACATATGAGATGGGATTACCAATTATAAAAAAGGCTGGAGTTGAGCACAAAATCAACTTCATACAGTCTCAAGCATTATCAACCCTTGATGAACTTTTGAAAGAT GATGCAAATAGAGGAAGTTTTGATTTTGCTTTTGTTGATGCTGACAAAGTTAATTATCAAAAGTACCATGAAAGATTGTTGCAATTGGTGAAAGTTGGTGGCATAATTGTGTATGATAACACACTATGGTTAGGGACAGTTGCTATGCCTGAAGAGTTTGTTAAGGAAGATTTGAAACCAACTAGGTTATATACCATTGAATTTAACAAGTTTCTAGCCAATGATGATCGAGTTCAGATTTCTCAAGTCCCTTTAGGTGACGGAATCACCATTTGCTGGCGACTCTAA
- the LOC101266196 gene encoding cation-dependent phenylpropanoid and flavonoid 8-O-methyltransferase 1 isoform X1, producing MALSNTEGSKGLLQSRELFEYVLETSVYPRETELLKEIRVITANHPQSLMSTSPDAGQLIALLQKLINAKNTIEIGVFTGYSLLLTALTIPQDGKITAIDMNKDTYEMGLPIIKKAGVEHKINFIQSQALSTLDELLKDDANRGSFDFAFVDADKVNYQKYHERLLQLVKVGGIIVYDNTLWLGTVAMPEEFVKEDLKPTRLYTIEFNKFLANDDRVQISQVPLGDGITICWRL from the exons ATGGCACTTTCAAACACAGAAGGCTCAAAAGGACTGTTGCAGAGTCGAGAATTGTTTGAG TATGTATTGGAGACTAGTGTTTATCCAAGGGAGACAGAGCTTCTCAAAGAGATCAGAGTTATAACTGCAAATCATCCaca AAGTTTGATGTCAACTTCACCAGATGCTGGCCAATTGATAGCTCTACTTCAGAAACTAATAAATGCCAAAAATACAATTGAAATTGGAGTCTTCACTGGATATTCTTTGCTTCTTACAGCACTTACAATTCCTCAAGATGGCAAG ATTACAGCTATAGATATGAACAAGGATACATATGAGATGGGATTACCAATTATAAAAAAGGCTGGAGTTGAGCACAAAATCAACTTCATACAGTCTCAAGCATTATCAACCCTTGATGAACTTTTGAAAGAT GATGCAAATAGAGGAAGTTTTGATTTTGCTTTTGTTGATGCTGACAAAGTTAATTATCAAAAGTACCATGAAAGATTGTTGCAATTGGTGAAAGTTGGTGGCATAATTGTGTATGATAACACACTATGGTTAGGGACAGTTGCTATGCCTGAAGAGTTTGTTAAGGAAGATTTGAAACCAACTAGGTTATATACCATTGAATTTAACAAGTTTCTAGCCAATGATGATCGAGTTCAGATTTCTCAAGTCCCTTTAGGTGACGGAATCACCATTTGCTGGCGACTCTAA